GAAGGACGCCCTCACGTTGCCCAATCGTCTCGCCGACGGGCAGTTGCGCGTGTACGTGACGATGAGCGGTCTCGCCTCGCAACGTCAGCGTGACGCGTACAACGTGGCCCTTCGTCTGCCCGACGGCAAGATCGTGCGCGCCGCGCGCCGCGCGTTCACGAACGACTGGAAGCAGACGGGCGACCGGTGGGGCGGCACGATGCTCTACACCTTCGACGCGCTTGGCGCGGGCGTGAATCCCACCGGGAAGCTGGACCTCGTCATCAAGACGGAAGCGGACAGCGACTGCGCCTTCGTCGTGACGGCCGACCTCTCCAAGTTCTATTGATTTCGATCGCCGTGATCGAATCGAGGGAGGCGCGCGCCTCCCTCGATTCGTTGCTTAGAGGGGCTGGGGACGGTCCTCGGTATACTTCTCGTCATGCGGCAAGGTCCCCTGCTCGCCGTGGACGTCGGGAACACCTCCACCGTCCTTGGCCTCACGAACGACGCCCTCCAGCTCACGCACACATGGCGTATCCGAACGAACCGCGATCTCCTGCCCGACGATTTCGCCCTGACCCTCAAGGGCCTGATGGACTTGTCGGAAGTCGCCACGCCGCCGTGCGCCGTGCTGTCGAGTGTCGCGCCGCCCGTCGGTCAGAATTTGAAGCTGGCATTGGAGCGGCACTTCGGCGTTCGCACGTTCGAGGTGACGGCGGAGAATCTGCACGACGTCACCGTGGAGCTCGACGACCCACGGGCCATCGGCGCGGACCGCCTCGCGAATTTGTTCGGGGCCGAGCGTTACCTCGCCGACCGCGAGTTCGTGATCGTGGTGGACTTCGGGACGAGCACGAACTTCGACGTGATCGGTCGGGGCCGTCGGTTTCTCGGTGGAGTGCTCGCGACGGGCGCGCAGGTGAGCGCGGACGCGTTGTTCGCGCGGGCGGCGAAGTTGCCGAGAGTGAATCTGGAAGCGCCGCCCTCGGCGCTCGGAAAGAACACCGTTCATGCCTTGCAGTCGGGGCTGGTGTTCGGATACGCGGAGATGGTGGACGGCTTGGTTCGCCGCTTGAAAACGGAAGTGTCCGGTGACGCGCTGGCGGTCGCGACCGGAGGCTTTTCCCGAACGGTCGAGGGGGTCTGCAGGGAGATCGACGTGTTCGATGACACCTTGACGCTGCGAGGCCTCGTGGAGCTGTGGGCGACGCGTTGACGCATCCGATTCTACAAGTTATCGCTAACATAGCTTGAGTGCGTTTGTGTTAAGATAACTGCCAGTGCCGCCGGGCGTTCGCCCGTTCGCGCAGCCGGAGACACGAATGGACTACTACGAACTGCTGGGCGTTCCGCGTGACGCGTCCGCCGACGACATCAAAAAGGCGTACCGCAAACTCGCGCTGCAATACCACCCCGACCGCAACAAGGAAGAAGGCGCGCAAGAGAAGTTCGCGCAGATCAACGCCGCGTACGCGGCGTTGTCGGATCCGGAGAAGCGCGCGCACTACGACCGATTCGGAAGCGAGCCGAGCGCCGCCGGAATGCCTGGCGCGGGCGGGTTCGGCGACCCGAACTTCGATCCGTTCGACCTCTTCGAGCAGATGTTCGGCGGAGGTCTGTTCGGCGGGGCGCGCGGCGGACGCCGTGTAGCGCGCGGCGAGGACCTCGAGACGACGGCCCGCATCACCCTGGAGGACGCGCGAATCGGCGCGGACATCGAGGTGAACATCGACCGCCTCACGGAGTGCGAACACTGCCACGGAACGCGCAGCGAACCGGGCGGCACGCCTCCGAAGACGTGCGGGACGTGCGGTGGGGCGGGCACCGTGACGGCGCAGACGCGCACCATCCTCGGCAACATCGTGACGCAGCAACCGTGCCCGACGTGCCGTGGCGAAGGGCAGATCATCGAAGATCCGTGCAAGGTGTGCCGGGGACGCGGACGTACCCTCAAGGCGGACCGCGTGAAGGTCACGCTGCCCAAAGGCATCGACGAAGGTTACCGCATTCGCGTCTCGGGCAAAGGCAACGAGGGGCCGGGCGGCCCGGGCGACTTGTACGTGCACCTCGAGATGGCGCCGCACCCTGACTTCACGCGTGAAGGCGAGCACCTCATCCACCAAGCCAAGATCGGCGTTGCGCGCGCCTCGTTCGGCGGCAAGATCGAGGTGCCGACCCTCGACGGACCGAAGGAAATCGAAGTCAAGAGCGGCACCCAGCACGGCGACACCGTACGCTTGCGAGGCTTCGGAATGCCGCGCCTCCAGGCCAGTGGCGTCGGCGACCTCGTCGTGGTGTTCGACGTGCAGATTCCCAAGGCGGGCAACCTCAGCAAGGAGGCCCGCGCCGCGCTCGAAGCGTACGCCCGTGAAGTCGGCGAGGACGTCGAGCACAAAGAGCCGAACTTGTTCGAGCGCATCGGCAAGGCGATTCGCGGCGAGTAAGCGCGCGGAGTTTCACGGAGGACCGATTCGTTCGAATCGGTCCTTCGCTTTTTCGTCGCCTCGAGGTGGGGCGCGCACTGTCGCGGCTTACACCACGACGACATGACGAGGGGGAAGGCGGCGACGTGCCGCCTTCCCCCTCGTCACACCTCAGCGTAGAGGCGCGGGAGCGACCGTCCGGGTCGTGGTGGGGTTGAGCACGGGTTTGCCCGAGGCATCGAAGGTCAGCTTGTCGAGGCGCATGGAACGCACTCCGCCCGCCTCGTAGCCGATTTGGCCCGTCGTCCAACCGTGGTAGTACATCCACGTTTGGCCCGCGCCGTCGGTGATGACTCCTTGCCCGCCGGGGCCGCTGAGGGCGCCTTTCGTGAAGAGCCACGGCAAGTCGCGCGACTGCTTGCGAAAGGGACCCGTGGGTGACGTGGCCGTGGCGTAGCCGACGCTGTACGTGTCGGAGTTGTAGTCGGCGGCGGAGTAGAACAGGTAGTAGGTGCTTCCGCGCTTGTAGACGTTCGGAGCCTCAATGAGGTTGCCTTCCCACAAGGCGCCGTTGTAGATGAGGTCTTTGGGTTGGCCGAGAAGTTTGAGGCCGTCGTCGCTGAGTTGCTGCACGTAAATTGCCGTGAGGAGGCTGCAGCAGTTGCCGTCATTCTTCCAGTACAAGTAGCGCTTGCCGTCACTGTCGACCAAGGGCGAGGCGTCGATGGAGCCGCCTTGGTCGAGTTGGCATACGAGCGGTTTGCTCGACTCGTCGCGGAACGGTCCCTCGGGGGATTTGGAGGTCGCGACGCCGATGCACTGCCGTCCGCTGTCGGTGTGACGCGCGGTGTAGTACAGGGTGTAGCCGTTCTTCACGGCCATGACTTCCGGCGCCCAGGTGAAGCCTCCCGTCGCCCAGTTCCCGAGGCGTCCGAAGCCTTCGCCCACCAGTTGCCAATTCACGAGGTCGTTGCTTTTCCGTACGGGCAAATCCACGCCTCCGGTGTTCGTGCCGTACGCGTAGTACGTCTTGCCGACGCGCAGAATGAACGGATCGGGGAAATCGTCGGGAATGACGGGATTGGTGAACGTGCGTGTCACCGTGGCGGGCGAGGCGGGCGCCACGGGTGGGGCGGTGCGTGCCGGGGGCGCCGGGAGACGAGGGCCCGCGCCTCCGGCGAGCGCGAGCGACGCGGCGACTGTCAGGCTGGCCGTGCAAAACAGCAGCAATCGAGGTTTCATGACGGCTCTAGTGTACCCAACGAGCGTGAGTGCGTCAGTCCGCAGCGAACTCCATGGAGGTGGCAGGCGAGAACTTGGGCGTGGCGCTCGGGCGAAGCACGACGGGCCGGTCTCCTTCCCACGACAAGGGATCGATGCGCATGGAGCGCTCACCCTTGCGTTCGTAGCCGATTTTGCCGGGCGTCCAGGCGTGGTAGTACATCCACGTCTGTCCGAGGGCGTCGGTCAGCAGACCTTGGCCGCCGGGGCCGGCGACGTCACGCGTGGACCGCAGAATCGGTCCGTCGGTCTTCACGAACGGTCCGGTGGGTGCGTCCGCGATCGCGTGGCCGACGCCGTACGTGGAGTCCCCGTAGTGCGCGGCCGAGTAGAACAGGTGGTACTTGCCGTCGCGGCGCAGCACGAAGGGCGCTTCGATGAGGTGGCGCTCCCACGGCTGGTCGTTCACGAGAAGCTTCTTCGGAGCGCCGAGCAGTTGACGGCCGTTGTCCGAGAGGCGCTGCACCCACAGCCAAGTCTTTTGGCGCAAGGCGTTTCCGTCGTTCTTCCAGTACAGGTAGCGCTTGCCGTCGGCGTCCTCGAAGGCGTGCGCGTCGATGGCGCCGCCAAGGGGAATCTGGGAGATCAGCGGCTCGGCGCAGGTGTCTTCGAACGGGCCGAGCGGTGACTTCGAAAAGGCGGCGCCGATCACCTGGAGGCCGCTTTTGCGGTGCCGCGCGGTGTAGTACAGCATGAAGCCCCCGGCGACTTTCATGATGTCGGGCGCCCAGGTGAAGCCGCGCCGCGCCCACTTGGGCAAGGTTCCCATCGCGTTGCCGCGGAATTCCCAGTTCACGAGGTCGGTAGAAGTTCGCACGGGAAGGTCCACGCCTTTGTAGTTCGTCGCGTACGCGTAGTACACGCCTTCGTGCTCCAACACGAACGGATCGGGAAAGTCGCCGGGCGCCACCGGATTGCAATACAGGTTCGCGCCCACGGTGAGCGAGGTGAGAGTAAGGTCAGGCGCCCTTAACGTGGTCATAGTCAAAGTTTAAGCATGAGGAGTGAGCAAACGCAAGATAAAGACGAAGATGAACGAGAGAAAATCGTCATCCTTCGCCTCACGGCCAGCGAGCAGCGTCTCATAGACCCTGGAGCGTCGATGAGAGCAGACGAAAGCAGGCAATGTCAGAAGGCAGCAAAACAAATCCCGAACCGCAAGAAACGAAACGCCCCGCTCCTGTCAGGAGCGGGGCCGGGACGGAAAAGCGCTTACTCTTTCATCCCGGTCGTCGCCAAGCCTTCCACGAGGAAGCGTTGCGCGAGCAGGTACGCGATGAGGGCGGGCACGGCGGCGATCGTGGCGGTCGCCATGAGCTTGCCGTAATCCGTGACGTAGCGCTGCGAGAACGTCGTCACGCCGACGGGCAGCGTGAGCTGATCGACCTTCGACACCACGAACAACGGCCAGATGTAGTTGTTCCACGAGCCCATGAACGAGAACACGGCGAGCGTCACGAGCGCGGGCAAGGCAAGCGGCAAGATGATGCGCCACAAGATCGTCCAGGACCCCGCGCCGTCGAGCACGGCCGCCTCTTCGAGTTCCTTGGGAATGCCCATGAAGAATTGCCGCAGCAAGAAGATCCCGAACACGCCCGCCACGCCGGGCCAGATGAGCGCGTGCGGCGTGTCGATCCAGTGAAACGAGAACATCATGAGGTACGTCGGGATGAACGTCACGATGCCGGGAATCATCAGGGACGACAAGATGAACCAGAACCATCCGTTACGGCCACGGAAGCGCATGCGCGCGAGCGGGTAGGCGGTGATGGCGCACAAGAAGACGTGGGCGATCGTGAACACCAGCGCGATGTAGAACGAGTTCCACGTCCAGCGCAAGATGTTGCCGTCCGGCGACGTGAGAACCGCGCGGTAGTTGTCGAGCGTCGGATTTCGAGGAATCCACTGAACGGGCGACGCGAGCACGTCTGCTTCGGGCTTGAGGCTCGTGGAGATCATCCAGTAGACGGGCGCGAGGAAGATCACCGACAAGATGCACAGCAGGATGAAACGTGGAATGTCTCTTGGCAAGCGCCGCGGCGGCTTGCTGGGCGTGGCCGTCACGGCACGCGACGTCGGAGAAGAAACAGCCATCTTCATGCCTCCCGGGCGTCACGCGCCATGATGCGAAATTGCACGGCAGTGAGAAGCAACATCATCACGCCGAACACGAAGCCCATCGCCGTGGCCGAACCCAACTGGTTGTTCGAAAAGCCTTCCTCGGTGATGTACTGGATGACGCTTTGCGTGGTGCGCGTCGGTCCGCCGTTGGTGATGACTTGCGACTGCCCGAAAAGCTGGAAGCTCGCCAGGGCCGTCGTGACGCCCACGAAAAGCGTGATGGGCGCGAGCATCGGCAAGGTGATGAAGCGGAACTTCGGCCACGTCGTCGCGCCGTCGATCTCGGCCGCTTCGTAGAGGCTTTGCGAGATGTTGCCGAGCGCGGCGAGGTAAAGGGTCATGTTGAAGCCGATCGTCCACCACACCGTCCCGACGACGATCGGCACCCACGCGAGTCCTTGCGTGGCGAGCCACGGCACGGGCTCTCGACCGACGGCGGTCATGACCGCGTTGACGAGGCCGATCTGGTTGTCGAACATCCAGCGCCACAAGATCCCCATGACGGACACCGTGAGGATGCCCGGCAAGAAGAACACGGCGCGAAAAAAGGAACGCCCGAAAATCGGGCGGTGAACCAGCAGGGCCAACCCGAGCGAGGTCGCGACCAAGAGGGGCACGGAGACGATCGTGAAGAAAGTCGTGTTCAGCAGCGTCTGCCAAAAGAACTGCGACTGAGGCGTGCTGGAATCGAAGAGATTGCGGTAGTACTCGAAGCCGACGAACGTCTGCGTCTGCTGCAGCAAGTCGAAGCGGTGCATCGAAACGTACACCCCGTACACGACGGGATACACGACGAACACGAAGAACAAGATGGCGTGCGGCAGCAGGTACAGATACGGCTCGACGCGGTGGAAGCCGCCGCCGCCTCGACGTTTTCTGGCCGTGAACTCGGGATTTTGTGCCGTAAGGCTCACTAACCCACCTCCTTGTTGGAAGTCCTTGCGAAAGAAGCGCGCGAGCGCCCGTGGAAATTGGCGCTCGCTCGCTCTTCGAGGCTTAGTTACCGAGTTGCTTGCGAGCTTGCTCGATTTGCTTGTTGGCTTCCGTCACACCGTCGTTGAGCGCTTGCTGCACGCTCTTCTTGCCGAGGTAAGCGGCTTCCCAGGCTTGGTCGAACGGACCGAGGACTTGGCCCATCCAGGGGAAGCCCGAGGTGGCGTAGAGGGAGCCAACTCGGTCGAAGACGCCGGACACGCGAGAGTTGGCGAGCTTGGGGTTGCTCGCGACGGCCTTCTGCGTGGGCATCGAACCGGTGGACGTCCAAGTGAGGTTGGAAGCGGCGCCCGACAGGTAGCCGATGAACGCGAGGGCGGCGGCGCGCTTGTTCGCGTCGTAGCCTTGCGGTTGACGAGGCAGTGTCAGGTGACTGGAAGCACCCCACGCGGCGTCACGTGTGCTGCCGCCGATGCGCGGCATGAACGCCACGCCGAAGTTCATCTTCTGCTGCTCGAAGCGGTCGAGGTACCACTGGCCGCTCGGGAAGAAGCAGACCTTGCCTTGGCTGAACGCGGCGAGTTCGGCTTCCTCGGTGGAGTTCTTGCGGGCCACGCCTTCCTTCTGGACGAGGTCCACGAGGTACTGCACGGCCGACACGGCCTTGGCCGAGTTGAAATTGGCGTTGCCCTTGCTGTCGGTGAGCGAACCGCCGTTTTGCAGGATGGCGGCGTACGCGGCGCGCGAACCGACCCAGTTGTTGTACAAGGAGACGCCCCACGTATTGAGCTTCGTGGCGTCGAAGCCCGCCTGGCCCGGCTTCTTGCCCGCCGTGTCGCTCGTGCAGGCGCGCACGGCCGCAGTGAACTCGGCGCGCGTCGTGGGCACCTTCGTGATGCCGTTCTTCGCCATGAGGTCCTTGTTGTAGAACATCACGTAGGCCGTAGACGACACGGGCACGCCGTACGACTTGCCTTCGTAGTCGGCGGTCTTGAAGAGTGGGCCGTAGAAGGCGCTCTTGTTGATACCGCCGGCCTTGAGGTCGGCGGCGGTGAGCGGCGTCAGGGCGCCGCGCGCGATGAACTGCGTAACCTGGTCTTCGTTGATGACGACGACGTCCGGTGCGTTGCCGCGCGCGACGAGCGTCGGAAGTTGTTGCCACGTCGTGCCCCAAGGTTGGGCTTGCGCGCGCACCTCGATGTTGGCGTTCTTTTCGTTGAAGTCCTTGATGAGTTGTTCCATCACAGGACGGTCCGGCCCGGTGAAGCCGTGCAAGAAGGTGATCGTCACCTTCGGACCCTTGTACGTCGACTGGGCACTCGCGCTCGCCGCGAGTGCCGCCCCTACCAACAGCAGACCCAATTGAACTTTACGCATACTTCCTCCGAGGACAAGGTCCGCGCGTGAAGTTTCGGAACTTACGGTAGGCGCGCAAGCGCTCATCCCGATCCAGAGGACGCCGAACGGCGCCTTTCTCCTTCACATTCCCTTCAAGGAGTCGGCGAAACGGTGACTTCGCTTCGACCTCCGACTTGCGTAACTTGCCCTTGCCCAAAGGTTAATCTCTTGTGACAATTCCTGCAAGTGCGCAGACTGTTGCAAAGGCAAAGGAAGGACTCACGAACTTATGAAGACCTACACCAATCCCGTCTACCCCCTGTACTTCGCCGATCCGTTCGTTTTGCGCGTTGGAAACGACTATTACGCGTACGGCACGGGCGGTCGGCCCATCCTCGAAGGTCGCGCCTTCGAAGTTTTGCACTCCACGGACCTCGTCAGCTGGACTTCGTTGGGCGGCGCCCTGGAGCTTCTCGAAGACGAGAACGCCCGTGACTACTGGGCGCCCGAAGTCGCCGAAGCCGACGGTAAGTTCTACATGTACTACTCGGCTGGCATCGGCGACAAAGGCCACCAGCTGCGCGTCG
This genomic window from Deinococcus yavapaiensis KR-236 contains:
- the dnaJ gene encoding molecular chaperone DnaJ — encoded protein: MDYYELLGVPRDASADDIKKAYRKLALQYHPDRNKEEGAQEKFAQINAAYAALSDPEKRAHYDRFGSEPSAAGMPGAGGFGDPNFDPFDLFEQMFGGGLFGGARGGRRVARGEDLETTARITLEDARIGADIEVNIDRLTECEHCHGTRSEPGGTPPKTCGTCGGAGTVTAQTRTILGNIVTQQPCPTCRGEGQIIEDPCKVCRGRGRTLKADRVKVTLPKGIDEGYRIRVSGKGNEGPGGPGDLYVHLEMAPHPDFTREGEHLIHQAKIGVARASFGGKIEVPTLDGPKEIEVKSGTQHGDTVRLRGFGMPRLQASGVGDLVVVFDVQIPKAGNLSKEARAALEAYAREVGEDVEHKEPNLFERIGKAIRGE
- a CDS encoding glycoside hydrolase family 43 protein, yielding MTTLRAPDLTLTSLTVGANLYCNPVAPGDFPDPFVLEHEGVYYAYATNYKGVDLPVRTSTDLVNWEFRGNAMGTLPKWARRGFTWAPDIMKVAGGFMLYYTARHRKSGLQVIGAAFSKSPLGPFEDTCAEPLISQIPLGGAIDAHAFEDADGKRYLYWKNDGNALRQKTWLWVQRLSDNGRQLLGAPKKLLVNDQPWERHLIEAPFVLRRDGKYHLFYSAAHYGDSTYGVGHAIADAPTGPFVKTDGPILRSTRDVAGPGGQGLLTDALGQTWMYYHAWTPGKIGYERKGERSMRIDPLSWEGDRPVVLRPSATPKFSPATSMEFAAD
- a CDS encoding carbohydrate ABC transporter permease, which codes for MAVSSPTSRAVTATPSKPPRRLPRDIPRFILLCILSVIFLAPVYWMISTSLKPEADVLASPVQWIPRNPTLDNYRAVLTSPDGNILRWTWNSFYIALVFTIAHVFLCAITAYPLARMRFRGRNGWFWFILSSLMIPGIVTFIPTYLMMFSFHWIDTPHALIWPGVAGVFGIFLLRQFFMGIPKELEEAAVLDGAGSWTILWRIILPLALPALVTLAVFSFMGSWNNYIWPLFVVSKVDQLTLPVGVTTFSQRYVTDYGKLMATATIAAVPALIAYLLAQRFLVEGLATTGMKE
- a CDS encoding ABC transporter substrate-binding protein, with protein sequence MRKVQLGLLLVGAALAASASAQSTYKGPKVTITFLHGFTGPDRPVMEQLIKDFNEKNANIEVRAQAQPWGTTWQQLPTLVARGNAPDVVVINEDQVTQFIARGALTPLTAADLKAGGINKSAFYGPLFKTADYEGKSYGVPVSSTAYVMFYNKDLMAKNGITKVPTTRAEFTAAVRACTSDTAGKKPGQAGFDATKLNTWGVSLYNNWVGSRAAYAAILQNGGSLTDSKGNANFNSAKAVSAVQYLVDLVQKEGVARKNSTEEAELAAFSQGKVCFFPSGQWYLDRFEQQKMNFGVAFMPRIGGSTRDAAWGASSHLTLPRQPQGYDANKRAAALAFIGYLSGAASNLTWTSTGSMPTQKAVASNPKLANSRVSGVFDRVGSLYATSGFPWMGQVLGPFDQAWEAAYLGKKSVQQALNDGVTEANKQIEQARKQLGN
- a CDS encoding type III pantothenate kinase, giving the protein MRQGPLLAVDVGNTSTVLGLTNDALQLTHTWRIRTNRDLLPDDFALTLKGLMDLSEVATPPCAVLSSVAPPVGQNLKLALERHFGVRTFEVTAENLHDVTVELDDPRAIGADRLANLFGAERYLADREFVIVVDFGTSTNFDVIGRGRRFLGGVLATGAQVSADALFARAAKLPRVNLEAPPSALGKNTVHALQSGLVFGYAEMVDGLVRRLKTEVSGDALAVATGGFSRTVEGVCREIDVFDDTLTLRGLVELWATR
- a CDS encoding glycoside hydrolase family 43 protein, coding for MKPRLLLFCTASLTVAASLALAGGAGPRLPAPPARTAPPVAPASPATVTRTFTNPVIPDDFPDPFILRVGKTYYAYGTNTGGVDLPVRKSNDLVNWQLVGEGFGRLGNWATGGFTWAPEVMAVKNGYTLYYTARHTDSGRQCIGVATSKSPEGPFRDESSKPLVCQLDQGGSIDASPLVDSDGKRYLYWKNDGNCCSLLTAIYVQQLSDDGLKLLGQPKDLIYNGALWEGNLIEAPNVYKRGSTYYLFYSAADYNSDTYSVGYATATSPTGPFRKQSRDLPWLFTKGALSGPGGQGVITDGAGQTWMYYHGWTTGQIGYEAGGVRSMRLDKLTFDASGKPVLNPTTTRTVAPAPLR
- a CDS encoding carbohydrate ABC transporter permease, translating into MSLTAQNPEFTARKRRGGGGFHRVEPYLYLLPHAILFFVFVVYPVVYGVYVSMHRFDLLQQTQTFVGFEYYRNLFDSSTPQSQFFWQTLLNTTFFTIVSVPLLVATSLGLALLVHRPIFGRSFFRAVFFLPGILTVSVMGILWRWMFDNQIGLVNAVMTAVGREPVPWLATQGLAWVPIVVGTVWWTIGFNMTLYLAALGNISQSLYEAAEIDGATTWPKFRFITLPMLAPITLFVGVTTALASFQLFGQSQVITNGGPTRTTQSVIQYITEEGFSNNQLGSATAMGFVFGVMMLLLTAVQFRIMARDAREA